The stretch of DNA CAGGGGATTCAAGGTTTAGAAGGTGCTACATCTCTTATTTCTATTGAGCAGACCTCTCCTCACGGAATTTTATACCACTACTTTGTGACAATTGTTTTTTGGTTAGTGGGGGGTCACCGCATTGTAATTTCTCTTCTATTGCAAACTCTTGAAGTGATCCCTATCCACAGTTTCTTTCCTGCAGAGATGATGAGCCTGCATGCCCCGATTTGGATTACTATGATCAAGATGTGCCAGCTCTGCCTCGTTATGACCATACAACTTAGTGCACCCGCAGCTCTAGCCATGTTAATGTCTGACCTATTCCTAGGGATTATTAACCGTATGGCGCCTCAAGTTCAGGTCATCTACCTCCTCTCTGCACTCAAAGCTTTCATGGGTCTTATCTTCCTAACCCTTGCTTGGTGGTTTATAATTAAGCAGATTGATTATTTCACTCTTGCTTGGTTCAAAGAAGTCCCGATTATGCTCTTAGGTTCAAGCCCTCAAGTACTCTAATCTGATTTCTTCTTTATCCTAGGCTCTCATAAAGTCCTTGTATGACATATCCTCTTACTTTCGGCGAACTGTTTATAATTTCTTAGGCAATTTTCATTCGTGTTCTTTATAAGCTAAGAACATGTAAATGAGAGAAAGTAAGAAACGATAGTATGGGATGAGAGTTGAGACGTAATAAATCTCGAGCTTTAATGAGTATTTCTAAAAACAAGGCAAAAAAGCTTAGGAAAGGAGAGCTTCAACATTTTGCCTTTAGGGAAAGAGGGTTAGTTTTAAGAAGGTTTGTTCGAAGCATCCTGACGTTTATCGCAAGAATCTTTCGAACAAGACGGCGCTGTCGTAATGAAAGAAAGGATTACGCAGAGAACAATAAAAGAGACGGCAAAGGAAGGTATATTTAATACAAAAAACAAAATCAGACCGCAAAGAATCGCATTCTTAATAGGGCCATTAGCAATCGAATAGCTCTGCAGATTGCTTAGCATTTTACGAATTTCAATGTGAAAACCTAAGACCGTACCACAAGCAATAAACAGCCCCCCTGCCCATGAAACAAAATCCGTAATAATACCAACAAGCACTAGGCAACCACCGATGGTTTCACAAGCTCGATGAGAGAGAAATTTTTTCCATCTTCCTATTTTAGGATTGGAGTGTAAATCTTTCACCCTACGCTTCAAAGAGCCAAATTGTGAAGACGATTCTTTAGAGGAGTTCTCTTTCGGGGTCTCGTCTGCCATGGTCCTACCTATAGAAATATTTTTTATTGTACTTATTAAGACAATTATCAAAAAAAACTATTTAAAATAAATAATAAAATTGAATTATAATTTAATACTCTTTGAAGGGCAGCGACATCGAGAAATTGCCTTAGTATCTGGATCTACCAAAAATAAGTAATCCCCTGCACTTCCCAAGGTACAGTCAAACATTTTTTTATTTAATATGGGAAGCAGGTCATACCGGCTCAGAATTAACTGCATTTTGTCTCTCAACTCCAAACGGAAGTCTGTTCGTGTTTTAAAGAGCTCTAAAGCAGCAGCTTGTCCGTGTTCTTGGATTGCTTGTTCTTGACGCTTCACCGCCTCCCAAACGCCGTCACGGAGTAGAGAAGCTTCCCTATAAGCATCGGGATGATCTAGAACAGCTTCTAACAATAAGGGATCCATAAAAATCAAGTTTAGCTTACAGTGGCCTAAACTTTTTTCTTCATAGTGCAGAAAATTCAGTAGCGACTGAGAGGTTGCAGACCCTCTTAGCATTTTATAAAGAATCTCCGCATGTTCATCTGGCAACGTTAGGGTTTCAATAACATCTGGCCCCAACTGAAGTCCACCCTCTAAAATCTCTTGTTTTTTACCTATCAAGGCGTTAGCAATAATATACTCAGATCCAGGAGGCGCATTTCCAGTATCTACATAGGCACGTCGAAGTAATCGAATAAAAATAGAGTACCACGATGCTGTGTCACTATAGTGTTCAGGAGCCTCATGAAGCAAAGCATATAGGTTATAGCGTGAATTATTGGGAGGCCTTGAAAAAGGAACCTGTAATAAGCGATATCTTTGCTTTTTCTTAGTGGCTACTTTCGCAATCTGATTTGGCGTGATCTTCCCTGTATCTTTTGAGATTCTTTCGAGCGCTGAAGCATGCCGAGATTTTTCCTGATATTCGATTTCAGCACAAGCAGAGCGCTTGATAGAAAAGAAATTTTCACCACGTTCTATAGTTTGAGCACATGCACAACGCTTACGAGCATTAGCAGCGTCAAAAGCTACTAAAGAAATTAATGATGTCAAACACAGTAAAGTAAAAATATAAGGTTGCATAGGCTTATTTCCCAAGAGCAAATTGGTAGGTTAGGGTTCTTACGGGATACGCTTTAGGTTCCCGTGTTATAGTCAAAGCAACTTTTTCAGGAAGTTTGTCAGGATTAGGATTTTTCTGATAGGAAATTACAACACTAGTAACGTGGGAAAGCAGCAGCTGCGTTTCGGAATGTGTCTCGTCCTTCATATTACAAATACGAAGTTCCAATCTATGTTCTTTGGTATCGTGATAAAGAGAAGCTCGTACAGCACCCGCCAGTTTCGGGTCTCTATAGACGCCCCGATCAAATATTAAAGAGAATAAAGACCCAGGATCCTGGGAAGATGAAGAGAGTGACATGCTGAATAGGGTGCGCAACTGCTTGTATGCTCGATTTTCCTCTATGTAAAGGTTATAAATACGTTCTTTTTGCTTTTGTACAGAATAAATCTTCCGATACCAAAAGCCCAAAGTCCCTAATAGCAGAGCAATTAGGGTAAATGACATGAGTAATTCCATAAGCACAAAGCCACGCTTTTGCTTTTTCTTGCTAGTTATAGAGTTACGCATAAGCATCTTTGCACCGATACTGCTTGTTTCTGATCAGGGAAAAGTTCCACAACCACATCGGCAAGACAAACCTTCATCTTAAGATTATCACCACGCACTTCTTGACGAATATCTACACTATAACCATACGGTATACGATAACCTACCCCCTGACTTGTATATCCTAAAGAAACCGTCTGCCCCATCCCCGATGCAAGGACAGTTCCTTGTGCCATTTGCTCACGCATCTTTTCTTCAACAGATAGAAAACAGTGATCGATAAGGGCGGGCAATTGCACATTGAAAATATCTTCCTCAAAAGACCTATGCAGAGCGTAATAGAATCTGATGCAAGGCATTAGCACTGCGCAAACCAAGGAAAGCGCCATCAGTACTTCTACAAGTAAAAAGCCGCGTTTGATCTTACGTCTGGACCTTATCATTTTACTAAAGAGTTACTTTTTAGTTGAACTTTGCACACGTTTAGAGAAAATTACTAAGTCATCACCCCTTTCATTAAGTTGAACAACAAGGTCTTCTCCCCAAGAGTCTTTAAGTAATTTCTTACCCTCTTTACACCAGGAGGCCTCTTCTACAATTGTCTCCTTATGAGCGACGATTTCTTTTAACGAAGATCCTCCTGTTGCGTACTCCATCATTAAAATATCGTATACTTTGGCACAGTTTTGCTCAGATTGAAATACCTTGCCTTTATGAATACTGCCTCTCATATTGAATGCTAAAGCA from Candidatus Chlamydia corallus encodes:
- a CDS encoding type II secretion system protein, whose amino-acid sequence is MKKQKRKQSITLIEMMVVITLIGIIGGALAFNMRGSIHKGKVFQSEQNCAKVYDILMMEYATGGSSLKEIVAHKETIVEEASWCKEGKKLLKDSWGEDLVVQLNERGDDLVIFSKRVQSSTKK
- a CDS encoding EscT/YscT/HrcT family type III secretion system export apparatus protein; its protein translation is MGISLPELFSNLGSAYLDYIFQRPPAYVWAVFLLLLARLLPIFAVAPFLGAKLFPSPIKIGIGLSWLAVIFPKVLADTQIANYMDNNLFYILLVKEMIIGIVIGFVLAFPFYAAQSAGSFITNQQGIQGLEGATSLISIEQTSPHGILYHYFVTIVFWLVGGHRIVISLLLQTLEVIPIHSFFPAEMMSLHAPIWITMIKMCQLCLVMTIQLSAPAALAMLMSDLFLGIINRMAPQVQVIYLLSALKAFMGLIFLTLAWWFIIKQIDYFTLAWFKEVPIMLLGSSPQVL
- a CDS encoding DUF1494 domain-containing protein, yielding MRNSITSKKKQKRGFVLMELLMSFTLIALLLGTLGFWYRKIYSVQKQKERIYNLYIEENRAYKQLRTLFSMSLSSSSQDPGSLFSLIFDRGVYRDPKLAGAVRASLYHDTKEHRLELRICNMKDETHSETQLLLSHVTSVVISYQKNPNPDKLPEKVALTITREPKAYPVRTLTYQFALGK